In a genomic window of Phycisphaerae bacterium:
- a CDS encoding tyrosine-type recombinase/integrase, translating into MRRPKSIRFRYSFSCSKRAGCQRARFKVACRVRGTERTAGLTIHHGRHTFASFALARGVSPVAVQQALGHSSLSVTNVYAHLLDDDGADGNLFGSAERIAARASTDPCAG; encoded by the coding sequence CTGCGCCGGCCGAAGAGCATCCGCTTCAGGTATTCATTCTCCTGCAGCAAACGCGCGGGCTGTCAGCGGGCGCGGTTCAAGGTCGCGTGTCGCGTGCGGGGCACCGAGCGGACGGCGGGGTTGACGATCCACCACGGCCGGCACACGTTCGCGTCGTTCGCGCTGGCGCGGGGCGTGTCGCCGGTCGCCGTCCAGCAGGCACTGGGGCACTCCAGCCTGAGCGTCACGAACGTGTACGCACATCTGTTGGATGATGATGGGGCGGATGGAAATCTGTTCGGCTCCGCGGAGAGAATCGCGGCGCGTGCCAGCACTGATCCATGTGCGGGCTGA